The following coding sequences are from one Archangium lipolyticum window:
- a CDS encoding type II secretion system F family protein, giving the protein MLAGIVLLLVTGSVFFFSLVIFTVLAKAYEQYQERYVVKSMNDLSDMFLFIDARQLLVLNIASMCLLGILSYIIFNPILCVMATIFGFFLPIILVKHYRKRRIKKFNVQLVDALQAMANAFKAGLTFPQAIEHVAREAQPPLAQEFGLFVKEVKLGVPLEEALINMGRRVGSDDLELVVVATNIARQLGGNMAEMFETISTVIRERFRLEGKIDALTAQGKLQGWVVAAMPAILGMVLNYMRPDLMEPMMDHWFGYVLVTIIAIMEVLGILIIRRIVNIDI; this is encoded by the coding sequence ATGCTGGCCGGAATCGTCCTCCTCCTCGTCACCGGGTCGGTCTTCTTCTTCAGCCTGGTGATCTTCACCGTCCTGGCGAAGGCCTACGAGCAGTACCAGGAGCGGTACGTCGTCAAGTCGATGAACGACTTGAGCGACATGTTCCTCTTCATCGATGCCCGACAGCTGCTGGTGCTCAACATCGCCAGCATGTGCTTGTTGGGCATCCTCTCGTACATCATCTTCAACCCCATCCTCTGCGTGATGGCCACGATCTTCGGCTTCTTCCTGCCGATCATCCTGGTGAAGCACTACCGCAAGCGGCGCATCAAGAAGTTCAACGTGCAGTTGGTGGACGCGCTCCAGGCCATGGCCAACGCGTTCAAGGCGGGTCTCACGTTCCCGCAGGCCATCGAGCACGTGGCGCGCGAGGCGCAGCCGCCGCTGGCCCAGGAGTTCGGGCTGTTCGTGAAGGAAGTGAAGCTGGGCGTGCCGCTGGAGGAGGCCCTCATCAACATGGGCCGCCGGGTGGGCAGCGACGACCTGGAGCTGGTCGTGGTGGCCACCAACATCGCGCGCCAGCTGGGCGGCAACATGGCGGAGATGTTCGAGACCATCTCCACCGTCATCCGCGAGCGCTTCCGGCTCGAGGGAAAGATCGACGCGCTCACCGCCCAGGGCAAGCTGCAGGGCTGGGTGGTGGCCGCCATGCCGGCCATCCTCGGCATGGTGCTCAACTACATGCGTCCGGACCTGATGGAGCCCATGATGGACCACTGGTTCGGCTACGTGCTGGTCACGATCATCGCCATCATGGAAGTGCTGGGCATTTTGATCATCCGGCGCATCGTCAACATCGACATCTGA
- a CDS encoding type II secretion system F family protein: MGEVLTYTLMGGSALMFAAAAGFLGFGVYQNFFERFVEEVRDESAGGVKGMGSVTVRKLGALNRRLMWPGYESKMRRKLIKAGEPQAFKPEDIMALQEICALLGLLAGLILINAMSQNLAWSLLFALFGLYYPLIWVNDQVKKRHLLISRALPYNLDLLTLSVEAGLDFTAALAKVVEKGKTGPLREEMQIVLKQLKMGKTREEALKAMIARVDLPALTTFVTALIQADKMGTSLGKVLRIQSTQLRIDRTQRAEKLAGEAPVKMLFPLIACIFPTVFLVLFGPIVFQFMFGDVGG; this comes from the coding sequence GTGGGCGAGGTCCTCACCTATACGTTGATGGGAGGCTCGGCGCTGATGTTCGCGGCGGCGGCGGGCTTCCTCGGCTTCGGCGTCTACCAGAACTTCTTCGAGCGCTTCGTGGAGGAAGTGCGCGACGAGTCCGCCGGTGGCGTCAAGGGCATGGGCTCGGTCACCGTGCGCAAGCTCGGTGCGCTCAACCGGCGGCTGATGTGGCCGGGCTACGAGTCCAAGATGCGCCGCAAGCTCATCAAGGCCGGCGAGCCTCAGGCTTTCAAGCCCGAGGACATCATGGCGCTGCAGGAGATCTGCGCCCTGCTGGGCCTCCTGGCGGGTCTCATCCTGATCAACGCCATGAGCCAGAACCTGGCCTGGTCGCTGCTCTTCGCGCTCTTCGGCCTGTATTACCCGCTCATCTGGGTGAATGATCAGGTGAAGAAGCGCCACCTGCTCATCTCCCGGGCGCTGCCCTACAACCTGGACCTGCTGACGCTGTCGGTGGAGGCGGGTCTGGACTTCACCGCGGCACTGGCCAAGGTGGTGGAGAAGGGCAAGACGGGTCCGCTGCGCGAGGAGATGCAGATCGTCCTCAAGCAGCTGAAGATGGGCAAGACGCGCGAGGAGGCCCTCAAGGCGATGATCGCCCGGGTGGATCTGCCGGCGCTCACCACGTTCGTCACCGCGCTCATCCAGGCGGACAAGATGGGCACCAGCCTGGGCAAGGTGCTGCGCATCCAGTCCACGCAGCTGCGCATCGACCGCACCCAGCGCGCGGAGAAGCTGGCGGGCGAGGCGCCGGTGAAGATGCTCTTCCCGCTCATCGCGTGCATCTTCCCCACGGTGTTCCTGGTGCTCTTCGGGCCCATCGTGTTCCAGTTCATGTTCGGGGACGTCGGGGGGTAG
- a CDS encoding pilus assembly protein TadG-related protein, which translates to MMTRALRRSLERQEGQALVLACVLMLILSIALITTVNIGHGVHERIRLQNTADAAAYSTAAMEARAFNFYAFTNRTQVSHYVSAMLWQSLDSFIFFVQAFLTDVFGLMRTIGPCFPKDSRSGVWKLICAVLDKLPYIGIIMKALDTIYTILRGMLLLMKGVLEPIDEIIGTVVVPGHRTLNSVMAGAATAVMISTSSYVFGTSNAIIKENDPNVDSLIPQTVAGLINQCLYNRTHYKEANGTPLSPVNPFDPLDPTKRDETDKVARAKRVMAGITNATRFPCDSKTGICPETMVTDRRLGSLMPIPNWLKPLESVLNDFPKWGQTRFLTYRLGFGGMEATKGDASKRRNKIREANDLPNLPMGMLGQGDVLGADDPYYIKLPGPSQIDIGIANINNPFRCPKTPDSDDGRTWRDCWGDPREEKNDTLKTSIWAMSRTDLRENGIHWRVVFPGQARTQDDRNVGLYESRPCLAKVLGKCVFDDMSIFVANVRIDPDDDNHPWEGLAPFPHFEPGDYAKDCVGGAGDDASTTAMAERKDDFNQPSTWVMLNKDTQQLHNKKPDATGATYSGPGRLNSSGKLKFSFGQSPTTLELDNDRKKISVAGWDLVTGMNVISRGQTYYHRPGNWTEQPNFFNPYWRPRLAAVWQGKDQLPLVNKLADALPNAIKDSPAKIITH; encoded by the coding sequence ATGATGACCCGCGCTCTCCGACGTAGCCTCGAGCGCCAGGAAGGCCAGGCGCTCGTTCTCGCCTGTGTGCTGATGCTCATCCTGAGCATCGCGCTCATCACCACGGTCAACATCGGGCACGGCGTGCACGAGCGGATCCGCCTGCAGAACACGGCGGACGCGGCGGCCTATTCCACGGCGGCCATGGAGGCGCGCGCGTTCAACTTCTACGCGTTCACCAACCGCACGCAGGTGTCCCACTACGTGTCGGCGATGCTGTGGCAGTCGCTGGACTCGTTCATCTTCTTCGTCCAGGCCTTCCTGACGGACGTCTTCGGGCTCATGCGCACCATCGGCCCGTGCTTCCCCAAGGACAGCCGCAGCGGGGTCTGGAAGCTCATCTGCGCCGTCCTCGACAAGCTGCCCTACATCGGCATCATCATGAAGGCGCTGGACACCATCTACACCATCCTCCGGGGGATGCTGCTCCTCATGAAGGGGGTGCTGGAACCCATCGACGAGATCATCGGTACGGTGGTGGTGCCAGGACACCGGACACTCAACTCGGTGATGGCCGGCGCGGCCACGGCGGTGATGATTTCCACGTCCTCGTACGTCTTCGGGACCTCCAACGCCATCATCAAGGAGAACGATCCCAACGTGGACTCGCTCATCCCGCAGACGGTGGCGGGACTCATCAACCAGTGCCTCTACAACCGCACGCACTACAAGGAGGCCAACGGCACGCCCCTCAGCCCCGTCAACCCGTTCGATCCGTTGGATCCGACGAAGCGTGACGAGACCGACAAGGTGGCCCGGGCCAAGCGGGTGATGGCGGGCATCACCAACGCCACGCGCTTCCCGTGCGATTCGAAGACCGGCATCTGCCCGGAGACGATGGTCACCGACCGCCGGCTGGGCAGTCTCATGCCCATCCCCAACTGGCTCAAGCCGCTGGAGTCCGTCCTCAACGACTTCCCCAAGTGGGGCCAGACGCGCTTCCTCACCTACCGGCTCGGCTTCGGCGGCATGGAGGCCACCAAGGGCGATGCCTCCAAGCGCCGCAACAAGATCCGCGAGGCCAATGACCTGCCCAACCTGCCCATGGGCATGCTCGGCCAGGGCGACGTGCTCGGCGCGGATGACCCGTACTACATCAAGCTGCCGGGACCGTCCCAGATCGACATCGGCATCGCCAACATCAACAACCCCTTCCGCTGCCCCAAGACGCCGGACTCGGACGACGGGCGGACCTGGCGCGACTGCTGGGGCGATCCGCGCGAGGAGAAGAACGACACGCTCAAGACCAGCATCTGGGCCATGAGCCGGACGGACCTGCGCGAGAACGGCATCCACTGGCGGGTGGTCTTCCCCGGGCAGGCCAGGACCCAGGATGACCGGAACGTGGGTCTCTACGAGTCCAGGCCCTGCCTCGCGAAGGTGCTCGGCAAGTGCGTCTTCGACGACATGTCCATCTTCGTGGCCAACGTCCGCATCGACCCGGACGACGACAACCACCCCTGGGAGGGTCTGGCTCCCTTCCCCCACTTCGAGCCGGGTGACTACGCGAAGGACTGCGTGGGAGGCGCTGGCGACGATGCCAGCACCACCGCCATGGCCGAGCGCAAGGACGACTTCAACCAGCCCTCCACCTGGGTGATGCTCAACAAGGACACCCAGCAGCTGCACAACAAGAAGCCCGACGCCACCGGCGCCACGTACAGCGGGCCGGGCCGGCTCAACTCCAGCGGGAAGCTCAAGTTCTCCTTCGGCCAGTCACCCACGACGCTGGAGCTGGACAACGACCGGAAGAAGATCTCCGTCGCCGGGTGGGATCTGGTGACGGGGATGAACGTCATCTCGCGCGGCCAGACGTACTACCACCGGCCCGGCAACTGGACCGAGCAGCCCAACTTCTTCAACCCCTACTGGCGGCCCCGTCTGGCGGCCGTGTGGCAGGGCAAGGATCAGCTGCCGCTGGTCAACAAGCTGGCGGACGCGCTGCCCAACGCCATCAAGGACTCGCCGGCGAAGATCATCACCCACTGA
- a CDS encoding TadE/TadG family type IV pilus assembly protein translates to MVSTPPHRTRESGQAAVESALVLPLMVFLGLGIIQLTMMQHAKLMTEYAAYCAARTGIVWNGNNERMHDAAILALLPTMGRTDDLPKLAKTWALAQLYDEALQLLAWPNKNSVVPASVNGSNLFGQVRVDTVNPSWYSPVQSVWKLRSAINWREMDFDGPDSYPEVPELEAKIAKFFNLPLPDNDEEVFRKATVLSVRVRYWYELRVPFANWIIFTSWWAANAGVSLGGAIYKPSVNSRALLTNRQGGMKDVAMVPVRGLDHQKGYNTLYTVEMSVLWGLATGSIPLISKLVGKRYFIPLTATYSMRMQSNFYYKWLMHLNPDWGL, encoded by the coding sequence ATGGTTTCCACCCCCCCCCACCGAACCCGGGAATCCGGGCAGGCCGCGGTCGAATCCGCGCTGGTGCTGCCCCTGATGGTGTTCCTGGGCCTGGGCATCATCCAGCTGACGATGATGCAGCACGCCAAGCTGATGACCGAGTACGCGGCGTACTGCGCGGCGCGCACGGGGATCGTCTGGAACGGCAACAACGAGCGCATGCACGACGCGGCCATCCTGGCGCTGCTGCCCACCATGGGCCGCACGGATGACCTGCCGAAGCTGGCCAAGACGTGGGCGCTGGCACAGCTCTACGACGAGGCACTGCAGCTGCTGGCCTGGCCCAACAAGAACTCGGTGGTGCCGGCGTCGGTGAACGGCTCCAACCTCTTCGGCCAGGTGCGCGTGGATACGGTGAACCCGTCCTGGTACTCGCCGGTGCAGAGCGTGTGGAAGCTGCGCTCGGCCATCAACTGGCGGGAGATGGACTTCGACGGGCCGGACTCCTACCCGGAGGTGCCGGAGCTGGAGGCGAAGATCGCCAAGTTCTTCAACCTCCCGCTGCCGGACAACGACGAGGAGGTGTTCCGCAAGGCCACGGTGCTGAGCGTGCGGGTGCGCTACTGGTACGAGCTCCGGGTGCCCTTCGCCAACTGGATCATCTTCACCTCGTGGTGGGCGGCGAACGCGGGCGTGTCGCTGGGAGGAGCCATCTACAAGCCCTCGGTGAACTCCAGGGCGCTCCTCACCAACCGCCAGGGCGGGATGAAGGACGTGGCGATGGTGCCGGTGCGCGGGTTGGATCACCAGAAGGGCTACAACACGCTCTACACGGTGGAGATGTCCGTGCTGTGGGGGCTGGCCACCGGGAGCATCCCGCTCATCTCGAAGCTGGTGGGCAAGCGCTACTTCATCCCGCTGACGGCCACCTACAGCATGAGGATGCAGTCGAACTTCTATTACAAGTGGTTGATGCATCTGAACCCGGACTGGGGACTGTGA
- a CDS encoding FHA domain-containing protein encodes MSNGSPPARRRPTTGSPSGGATSQRPSVRKSSTSASSPAVRSASAPVTGTKLACSAGPCAGEEFGLEDGEYVVGRANDNPICIPDTSVSRKHVLIRRVGGGWAASDLGSGNGTLLNGEPLTDEMPLSHGDVLTLGDTELTFNDSSNATMMMPMPSAPPSRPARGGSRSSAPAQAPEAADTVDEGAVPVPRRPPPRPDRVPRGGRAAAAPDPAAQQRKKRLLILTAGVFVMLVGLLVVMKVQQQNQAEAAALQAREAQERRAALDALFQDAKNLIREGNWVGAKAKLLELQEVEPEYVQLQDYLARVEKEIPNQEAITTAKAALDKGQLAAASAALAKVSKDTQLFEALRSLKTTMQDKADKRVREAQALLEQRQLDAARQAKAITDDVLVAFPEHRDAKVIAEQVDLFIENATRPAPVVKGPEAPKPWDQAVDLFRDGDLRGAVAMANSCAGKHPQCKTLISQMTDFDGLYKKLEDLDAKGLARLLDLDKKITNGRGSKLSRNAGTRAANIFFKSASAAKAAGQWGRAMENAQRALQSDPSHAGANNIVTELRQKAKDLYLQAYALKDTNPEDAVPKFREVMSMTLPDDETHQKCKTWIEKLQR; translated from the coding sequence ATGTCCAACGGTTCCCCTCCCGCACGCCGTCGTCCGACGACGGGCTCCCCCTCGGGTGGCGCCACCTCGCAGCGTCCCTCGGTGCGCAAGTCGTCCACGAGCGCGTCCTCTCCGGCCGTCCGCTCCGCGTCCGCGCCGGTGACGGGCACGAAGCTGGCGTGCTCCGCGGGCCCCTGCGCCGGTGAGGAGTTCGGGCTGGAGGATGGCGAGTACGTCGTCGGCCGTGCCAACGACAACCCCATCTGCATCCCGGACACCTCGGTGTCGCGCAAGCACGTGCTCATCCGCCGCGTGGGCGGTGGCTGGGCCGCGAGCGACCTGGGCTCCGGCAACGGCACCCTCCTCAACGGCGAGCCCCTCACCGACGAGATGCCGCTGTCCCACGGCGACGTCCTCACGCTGGGCGACACGGAGCTGACGTTCAACGACAGCTCCAACGCCACGATGATGATGCCGATGCCGTCGGCGCCCCCGTCGAGGCCCGCCCGGGGCGGCTCGAGGTCCTCCGCTCCCGCTCAGGCTCCCGAGGCCGCCGATACCGTGGACGAGGGCGCCGTGCCCGTTCCGCGCCGTCCGCCGCCCCGCCCTGATCGCGTCCCGCGCGGAGGCCGCGCGGCGGCGGCTCCGGATCCGGCGGCACAGCAGCGCAAGAAGCGCCTGCTCATCCTGACCGCGGGCGTCTTCGTGATGCTGGTGGGCCTGCTGGTCGTCATGAAGGTGCAGCAGCAGAACCAGGCCGAGGCCGCCGCCCTCCAGGCGCGCGAGGCCCAGGAGCGGCGCGCGGCGCTCGACGCGCTCTTCCAGGACGCCAAGAACCTCATCCGCGAGGGCAACTGGGTGGGGGCCAAGGCCAAGCTGCTGGAGCTCCAGGAGGTGGAGCCCGAGTACGTGCAGCTGCAGGACTACCTGGCGCGCGTGGAGAAGGAGATCCCCAACCAGGAGGCGATCACCACGGCCAAGGCGGCGCTCGACAAGGGCCAGCTCGCCGCGGCCTCGGCTGCCCTGGCCAAGGTGAGCAAGGACACCCAGCTCTTCGAGGCGCTGCGCTCCCTCAAGACGACCATGCAGGACAAGGCCGACAAGCGCGTGCGCGAGGCGCAGGCCCTGCTGGAGCAGCGGCAGCTGGACGCGGCCCGGCAGGCCAAGGCCATCACCGACGACGTGCTCGTGGCCTTCCCGGAGCACCGCGACGCCAAGGTCATCGCCGAGCAGGTGGATCTCTTCATCGAGAACGCCACCCGGCCCGCCCCGGTGGTCAAGGGCCCCGAGGCGCCCAAGCCCTGGGATCAGGCCGTGGATCTCTTCCGCGATGGTGACCTGCGCGGCGCGGTGGCCATGGCCAACTCCTGCGCGGGCAAGCACCCCCAGTGCAAGACGCTGATCTCCCAGATGACGGACTTCGACGGCCTCTACAAGAAGCTGGAGGACCTGGACGCGAAGGGCCTGGCGCGCCTGTTGGACCTGGACAAGAAGATCACCAACGGCCGTGGCAGCAAGCTGTCGCGCAACGCGGGCACGCGCGCGGCCAACATCTTCTTCAAGAGCGCCTCGGCGGCGAAGGCGGCTGGCCAGTGGGGCCGCGCCATGGAGAACGCCCAGCGCGCCCTCCAGTCCGACCCCAGCCACGCCGGTGCCAACAACATCGTCACCGAGCTGCGGCAGAAGGCGAAGGATCTCTACCTGCAGGCCTACGCCCTCAAGGACACCAATCCCGAGGACGCCGTGCCCAAGTTCCGCGAGGTCATGTCCATGACCCTGCCGGACGACGAGACGCACCAGAAGTGCAAGACCTGGATCGAGAAGCTCCAGCGATGA
- a CDS encoding FHA domain-containing protein, with amino-acid sequence MQQGKEITFEQSEVHIGRTVENDVVLQDAGVSRRHVRISDRLGRFFVQDLGSSNGTLVNDQRLSGEQELRNGDRISLGPVEFVFQEVVSDEDATRPFMPVEDEDATRPIRRNVQPLPRTETDDGMAAPMSGLSPVVDETAEFPPSVPPVLYPVPGAAANGGGGGTRSETMDEMPAALARPASRAPVKAAPAPSASAGLSAAEKARRKRELGDTLGGQLRLWWSELPGGGKFALLTVAACFVVGMVAAFVVVFRPKFEMGPKGPEPTSLGLQVLTDSFGLGEGVTWLQPDMKAFDFEFVSPTRAVGVLRYHASGISKEEVNISLNTVNVGWVPPDTTNTVEREVQQILSPTMLERNARNQLVFDNVRNPPGKDSWRVWNLRLEIIPVPDLRPEELQETARNYVSRARGFYERRDVGPENLFLAWENYRSAWITLEALDDKPDLYQDVRFMLGQVAADLDQKCGQLMLDFQRNIQFKDTKRAVQVLEEVNRRFPTRAHRCHNLALEKANEYGL; translated from the coding sequence CTGCAGCAGGGGAAGGAGATCACCTTCGAGCAGTCCGAAGTGCACATCGGCCGCACCGTGGAGAACGACGTGGTGCTGCAGGATGCCGGTGTGTCCCGCCGGCACGTGCGCATCTCGGACCGGCTGGGGCGCTTCTTCGTGCAGGACCTGGGCAGCTCCAACGGCACCCTGGTCAACGACCAGCGGCTCTCCGGTGAGCAGGAGCTGCGCAACGGGGACCGGATCTCCCTGGGCCCCGTGGAGTTCGTCTTCCAGGAAGTCGTCAGCGACGAGGACGCCACCCGGCCCTTCATGCCGGTGGAGGACGAGGACGCCACCCGGCCCATCCGGCGCAACGTCCAGCCGCTGCCGCGCACGGAGACGGACGACGGCATGGCGGCTCCGATGTCGGGGCTGTCTCCGGTCGTCGACGAGACAGCGGAGTTCCCTCCCTCGGTGCCTCCCGTGCTGTATCCCGTCCCGGGTGCCGCGGCGAACGGTGGGGGAGGGGGGACTCGTTCGGAGACGATGGACGAGATGCCGGCCGCGCTGGCCAGGCCCGCGTCCCGCGCTCCCGTCAAGGCCGCCCCCGCGCCCTCCGCGAGCGCGGGTCTGTCCGCCGCCGAGAAGGCCCGGCGCAAGCGCGAGCTGGGCGACACCCTCGGTGGACAGCTCCGGCTGTGGTGGTCCGAGCTGCCGGGGGGCGGGAAGTTCGCGTTGCTCACCGTGGCGGCCTGCTTCGTGGTGGGCATGGTGGCCGCCTTCGTCGTCGTCTTCCGCCCCAAATTCGAGATGGGCCCCAAGGGGCCCGAGCCGACGTCGCTGGGCCTCCAGGTGCTGACGGACTCGTTCGGTCTGGGCGAGGGCGTGACGTGGCTCCAGCCGGACATGAAGGCCTTCGACTTCGAGTTCGTCTCGCCCACGCGCGCGGTGGGCGTGCTGCGCTACCACGCCAGCGGTATCTCCAAGGAAGAGGTCAACATCTCCCTCAACACGGTGAACGTGGGCTGGGTGCCTCCGGACACGACCAACACCGTGGAGCGCGAGGTGCAGCAGATCCTCTCGCCGACCATGCTCGAGCGCAACGCGCGCAACCAGCTCGTCTTCGACAACGTCCGCAATCCCCCGGGCAAGGACAGCTGGCGGGTGTGGAACCTGCGGCTGGAGATCATCCCCGTGCCGGACCTGCGTCCCGAGGAGCTCCAGGAGACGGCGCGCAACTACGTGTCCAGGGCGCGTGGCTTCTACGAGCGCAGGGACGTGGGCCCGGAGAACCTCTTCCTCGCCTGGGAGAACTACCGCTCGGCGTGGATCACCCTCGAGGCCCTGGACGACAAGCCGGACCTCTACCAGGACGTCCGTTTCATGCTGGGCCAGGTGGCGGCGGACCTGGACCAGAAGTGCGGGCAGCTGATGCTGGATTTCCAACGCAACATCCAGTTCAAGGACACCAAGAGGGCCGTCCAGGTCCTGGAAGAAGTCAACAGGCGCTTCCCTACACGGGCGCATCGCTGTCACAATCTGGCGCTCGAAAAAGCCAACGAGTACGGGCTGTGA
- a CDS encoding TadE/TadG family type IV pilus assembly protein — protein MLRPHAHRKPSQRGAAIVEFALVVPLLVSILMFSIFLSEIIRAKLKLQEASRYVAWEMTSYALSDYGNADHEKAFDVAMMASVKEASERYQDLDSIEPEGRFGTMVRAAPAQVTIKNQTVAGIDLTRVFEGSGGQGAEAASAVGKTLNYFLEHFRFNTKGQVEVEIRSRLTSIGLPRNYLQQEDKGFFTVDNWGGRDLGNMQVKNRFTLIANGWQLPDGGDALVKSKRAGVHGGGSDHGLYLQVDRMKFLGVGNYLDQVGLGQLSEVANFVLPDFLGPFVVAHNYKPGESARDCNKSKHGAPLGLNNLNSYPGLDDPEQRCFDTAPFRDTQAYDSSLYRKVFMARGENFMGCKNMQADMPNTPKGDPSMNQDKNQQKVTCE, from the coding sequence ATGCTCCGCCCCCACGCACATCGCAAGCCGTCCCAGCGTGGCGCCGCCATCGTCGAGTTCGCGCTCGTGGTGCCGCTGCTCGTCTCCATCCTGATGTTCAGCATCTTCCTGAGCGAGATCATCCGGGCCAAGCTCAAGCTGCAGGAGGCCAGCCGGTACGTCGCCTGGGAGATGACGAGCTACGCCCTGAGCGACTACGGCAACGCGGACCACGAGAAGGCCTTCGACGTCGCCATGATGGCCTCGGTGAAGGAGGCCTCCGAGCGCTACCAGGACCTCGACTCCATCGAGCCCGAGGGTAGGTTCGGCACCATGGTGCGCGCCGCTCCGGCGCAGGTGACCATCAAGAACCAGACCGTGGCGGGGATCGACCTGACCCGCGTCTTCGAGGGCTCGGGCGGACAGGGCGCCGAGGCGGCCTCCGCGGTGGGCAAGACGCTCAACTACTTCCTCGAGCACTTCCGCTTCAACACCAAGGGACAGGTGGAGGTGGAGATCCGCAGCAGGCTCACCAGCATCGGGCTGCCCAGGAACTACCTGCAGCAGGAGGACAAGGGCTTCTTCACCGTGGACAACTGGGGCGGCAGGGACCTGGGCAACATGCAGGTGAAGAACCGCTTCACGCTCATCGCGAACGGCTGGCAGCTGCCCGACGGCGGCGATGCCCTGGTGAAGTCCAAGCGGGCCGGTGTGCACGGCGGTGGCTCCGACCATGGCCTCTACCTGCAGGTGGACCGGATGAAGTTCCTGGGTGTCGGCAACTACCTGGACCAGGTGGGCCTGGGGCAGCTCAGCGAGGTGGCCAACTTCGTCCTCCCCGACTTCCTCGGCCCCTTCGTGGTGGCTCACAACTACAAGCCCGGCGAGAGCGCCCGCGACTGCAACAAGAGCAAGCACGGCGCCCCCCTGGGGCTCAACAACCTGAACAGCTATCCCGGCCTGGACGACCCGGAGCAGCGCTGCTTCGATACCGCTCCCTTCCGCGACACCCAGGCGTACGACAGCTCGCTCTACCGGAAGGTCTTCATGGCCCGTGGCGAGAACTTCATGGGCTGCAAGAACATGCAGGCCGACATGCCCAACACGCCCAAGGGCGATCCCAGCATGAACCAGGACAAGAACCAGCAGAAGGTCACGTGCGAGTAA
- the cpaB gene encoding Flp pilus assembly protein CpaB → MLKGKTPLVIALALGLLAGIIAWSAIKKKEADVRRGWNLVPVVVASQDIPEGTVVSIEMINQRSVPEQFVTSSVVKPDSATYVVGQKVLVALQAGDPLLWSQFETTKAAERLSTKVQKKVRAITIESRPTTSVGGWIRPNDHVDVIGTFRDPQTDENVAVTLLQNVIVLATGKITGTTNVNLIPETQRDYTNITLMVIPEEAEILTLAAELGNLTLSLRNEEDVDMIEERGRATISTLLSGERTRVLEQKRREIIQIIKGNTTEKSTVGSSIP, encoded by the coding sequence ATGTTGAAGGGTAAGACTCCGCTCGTCATCGCGCTGGCGCTCGGTCTGCTGGCCGGCATCATCGCGTGGTCGGCCATCAAGAAGAAGGAAGCGGACGTGCGCCGGGGCTGGAACCTGGTGCCCGTGGTCGTGGCCTCCCAGGACATCCCCGAGGGCACGGTCGTCTCCATCGAGATGATCAACCAGCGCTCGGTGCCCGAGCAGTTCGTGACCTCGTCCGTGGTGAAGCCGGACTCGGCCACCTACGTGGTGGGGCAGAAGGTGCTGGTGGCGCTGCAGGCCGGTGATCCGCTGCTGTGGAGCCAGTTCGAGACCACCAAGGCCGCCGAGCGCCTGTCCACCAAGGTGCAGAAGAAGGTGCGCGCCATCACCATCGAGTCGCGTCCCACCACCTCCGTGGGCGGGTGGATCCGCCCCAACGATCACGTGGACGTGATCGGCACCTTCCGCGATCCGCAGACGGACGAGAACGTGGCCGTGACGCTGCTGCAGAACGTGATCGTCCTCGCCACGGGCAAGATCACCGGCACCACGAACGTCAACCTCATCCCGGAGACCCAGCGCGACTACACCAACATCACGCTCATGGTCATCCCCGAGGAGGCGGAGATCCTCACGCTGGCCGCGGAGCTGGGCAACCTGACGCTCTCGCTGCGCAACGAGGAGGACGTGGACATGATCGAGGAGCGTGGCCGCGCCACCATCAGCACGCTGCTGTCGGGTGAGCGCACCCGCGTGCTCGAGCAGAAGCGCCGCGAGATCATCCAGATCATCAAGGGCAACACCACCGAGAAGAGCACCGTGGGCTCGAGCATCCCGTAG